A window of the Schlesneria paludicola DSM 18645 genome harbors these coding sequences:
- a CDS encoding SUMF1/EgtB/PvdO family nonheme iron enzyme: MKIAGARLISLLICSAFEVLVLAEYSRTMADDGSLAGNYAGQVRADNGLSMTLVWCPPGGLMMEQVEVPQEPSESEPNAEQNRRAIKVSLNHGFWMGRYEVTQAEWDRVMKTRPWNDCRHFVPDQDDSAATCINWFDAAEFCCNLSREERAAGRLPEGWEYTLPTEAQWEYACRAGTKTRFDFGDDDSLIGESAWFFENTSGKRERYAHRVGQKRPNAWGLFDMHGNASEWCRDFYQQKLPGGVDPYVADEGWNRAIRGGCFNDLPDACRSAHRDRLSPIPRGNCIGFRIALCPGDADSTVATLQKLKQTIPILVETERSGPALEPAARKAGAFPGDEPDVVQALIKIKNLRGSVRRDFGKVDAPILSVDLAFSNHLRDDDLELLRPLNSVREVNLAHTSVHGDCIEQIAGLPGVLSLNLGGTKISNAAMRDIRMLPDIQELCLYDTAVSDEGVAHLSELKALRRLFLNATPITDAALKSLARMDSLTDLNLEGTRVSPAALDELIAARPNLTITSPIPVVNRDTVPSPLVGKISMNWTAVDLAGQKHSLEEYRGKVVILDFWFRQCSWCLKAMPQVNEVGLHFMNQPVVVIGMSTDEDEEDTAAVVKKMSLNYPVLKAREVAEQYEIDGFPTLLVIDPNGVIRKVHVGYSSELREELIAIVDELIKKE; encoded by the coding sequence ATGAAGATCGCTGGAGCCCGTCTGATTTCCCTTCTGATCTGCTCTGCGTTCGAAGTGTTAGTGCTGGCCGAGTACTCGCGTACCATGGCGGACGATGGTTCTTTGGCGGGAAATTATGCTGGTCAGGTCCGCGCGGATAATGGATTGTCGATGACGCTGGTCTGGTGTCCACCGGGCGGGTTGATGATGGAGCAGGTCGAAGTCCCTCAGGAGCCCTCTGAATCAGAACCGAATGCGGAACAAAATCGTCGCGCCATCAAGGTTTCATTAAATCACGGCTTCTGGATGGGCCGCTACGAAGTCACGCAGGCCGAGTGGGATCGGGTAATGAAAACACGCCCGTGGAACGATTGCCGACACTTTGTGCCTGACCAGGACGATTCTGCGGCGACGTGTATCAATTGGTTCGATGCGGCGGAGTTTTGCTGCAATCTCAGCCGTGAAGAACGCGCCGCTGGTCGGCTACCGGAGGGCTGGGAATACACGCTGCCCACCGAAGCTCAGTGGGAATATGCCTGCCGCGCTGGGACGAAAACACGCTTCGATTTCGGTGACGATGATTCTCTGATTGGCGAGTCAGCGTGGTTTTTCGAAAATACTTCGGGCAAGCGTGAGCGATACGCCCATCGTGTTGGACAGAAGCGGCCGAATGCCTGGGGACTGTTCGATATGCACGGCAATGCGAGCGAATGGTGTCGTGACTTTTACCAACAGAAATTGCCGGGTGGTGTTGACCCCTATGTCGCTGACGAAGGGTGGAATCGAGCGATTCGTGGTGGCTGTTTTAACGATCTACCGGACGCCTGTCGGTCGGCCCACCGCGATCGTTTGTCGCCAATCCCCCGCGGTAACTGTATTGGCTTTCGGATCGCGCTCTGCCCCGGAGACGCTGATTCGACGGTCGCGACGCTGCAAAAACTCAAGCAGACCATTCCTATTCTCGTGGAGACAGAACGCTCAGGACCTGCACTCGAGCCCGCAGCGCGGAAAGCAGGTGCGTTTCCCGGCGACGAGCCCGATGTCGTCCAGGCCCTGATCAAGATCAAGAATCTGAGGGGAAGCGTTCGCCGAGATTTTGGCAAAGTTGACGCGCCGATTCTTTCCGTTGACCTCGCCTTCAGCAATCACCTTCGCGACGACGATCTGGAACTGCTGCGGCCGCTCAATTCCGTGCGGGAGGTCAACCTGGCCCACACATCCGTCCATGGTGACTGTATTGAACAGATTGCAGGTTTACCTGGCGTGCTTTCCTTGAATTTGGGCGGAACGAAGATCTCGAACGCAGCGATGCGAGACATTCGAATGTTGCCAGATATTCAAGAACTCTGCCTCTATGACACGGCTGTCAGTGATGAAGGTGTGGCTCATCTCTCCGAGCTGAAAGCATTGAGACGACTATTTTTGAATGCCACGCCCATCACGGATGCCGCTCTCAAGAGCCTTGCCAGAATGGATTCATTGACCGATCTGAATCTAGAGGGGACTCGCGTTAGCCCGGCGGCACTCGATGAACTGATCGCGGCTCGACCCAACTTGACGATCACGTCGCCAATACCGGTCGTCAACAGGGACACTGTTCCATCGCCACTCGTGGGAAAAATCTCCATGAACTGGACTGCGGTTGACCTCGCGGGACAGAAGCACTCGTTGGAAGAATACCGTGGCAAAGTGGTCATTCTCGATTTCTGGTTTCGCCAATGCTCGTGGTGCCTGAAGGCAATGCCTCAAGTGAACGAGGTCGGTCTGCATTTCATGAACCAACCCGTCGTCGTGATTGGGATGAGCACGGATGAAGATGAGGAAGACACGGCCGCCGTCGTGAAAAAAATGAGTCTGAACTATCCCGTGCTGAAAGCTCGGGAAGTGGCTGAGCAATACGAGATTGATGGATTCCCGACACTGCTCGTCATTGATCCTAATGGAGTCATCCGCAAAGTTCACGTGGGCTATTCATCAGAGCTACGGGAAGAACTCATCGCAATCGTCGATGAGTTGATCAAAAAAGAATAA
- a CDS encoding class I SAM-dependent methyltransferase, with product MSARIDPFSDPHAVARYAEGPPRFVPGYNGLQRMTTLLLSERVPELGHILVLGAGGGLELNVFAQAMPQWTFDGVDPSAEMLNLAERTLGPLVSRVRLHQGYVDDAPAGPFDAATCLLTLHFVDLKERRRIAAEVRRRLKPGAPFVVAHFSFPQGEGERDLWLSRYAAFVIDSGVAPEQAENARAAIDRQLHIFSQEQDEAILHDAGFSNVGLFYAGFAFRGWVAYA from the coding sequence ATGAGCGCTCGAATCGATCCGTTCTCTGATCCACACGCCGTGGCGCGATATGCCGAAGGACCACCGCGGTTTGTCCCCGGCTACAATGGATTGCAGCGGATGACGACGCTGCTGCTTTCAGAACGTGTTCCCGAGCTTGGCCACATTCTCGTGCTGGGCGCTGGCGGCGGACTGGAATTGAACGTGTTTGCTCAGGCGATGCCCCAATGGACATTCGATGGAGTCGATCCGTCTGCTGAGATGCTGAATCTGGCCGAACGAACTCTTGGCCCGCTTGTCTCGCGCGTTCGCCTGCATCAAGGGTATGTCGATGATGCGCCGGCCGGGCCGTTTGACGCGGCGACGTGTCTTCTGACATTGCATTTCGTGGATCTGAAAGAGCGCAGACGCATTGCAGCCGAAGTCCGCCGCCGACTGAAGCCCGGAGCACCGTTCGTGGTGGCGCACTTCAGCTTTCCTCAGGGTGAGGGTGAGCGTGATCTCTGGTTGTCACGATACGCTGCATTCGTCATCGATTCAGGCGTGGCCCCCGAGCAGGCTGAGAACGCCCGTGCAGCGATTGACAGGCAATTGCATATTTTCTCGCAAGAGCAGGACGAAGCGATTCTGCATGATGCCGGTTTCTCGAATGTCGGCCTGTTCTATGCCGGGTTTGCGTTTCGCGGTTGGGTGGCCTACGCCTGA
- a CDS encoding MFS transporter, whose protein sequence is MKSQSVHTAGTADTSGAAVLAMEQPMAKEITSLRDIDSQQWKSGIAAWLGWMFDGLDMHLYTLVATPFVAQLLGGVPTTDPTVGRYASIIQAAFLVGWALGGGFFGLIADRLGRSRALCLTILTYAIFTGLSVFAQTWWHLMILRFLAALGIGGEWAVGASLLSETWPRKWRPWLAAVLQTAVNVGVLGAGLANSIMASAPPRYLFLVGVLPALLVLWIRRAVPEPEEWHAAKASGQHRDPAFAELFRGDTLRVTLWVMIGCGISLTAHWAFMFWHQQHLRNLPDVLVMTAEQKNQLASTAMYLVIGSSIVGNFVAGGVAQRIGYRATIAWTFFAYFAAMFGAYIVPRPHTELLFWLPLIGFCQGGFALFTMYIPPLFPTMLRTTGAGFCYNIGRIAAAVGTVVFGLYSQVGDHRAALLYAGFLFLPAAFVTFMMPHSKD, encoded by the coding sequence ATGAAATCTCAATCGGTTCATACCGCCGGAACGGCTGACACTTCTGGCGCTGCCGTTCTCGCCATGGAGCAGCCCATGGCAAAGGAAATCACCTCACTACGTGACATCGATTCCCAGCAATGGAAGTCGGGGATTGCGGCATGGCTAGGGTGGATGTTCGACGGATTGGACATGCACCTGTACACGCTCGTCGCGACGCCCTTTGTGGCGCAACTGCTGGGGGGTGTTCCGACCACCGATCCAACCGTCGGGCGATACGCATCGATCATCCAGGCGGCGTTCCTGGTTGGCTGGGCTTTGGGCGGCGGGTTCTTCGGATTGATCGCTGACCGACTGGGACGAAGCCGGGCGTTGTGTCTAACGATCCTGACATATGCGATTTTCACCGGCCTGTCGGTCTTCGCGCAAACCTGGTGGCACCTGATGATCCTGCGTTTTCTAGCCGCACTCGGGATCGGGGGCGAATGGGCCGTCGGTGCGTCGTTGCTCTCGGAAACCTGGCCGCGTAAATGGCGGCCCTGGCTTGCCGCCGTGCTGCAAACCGCCGTGAACGTCGGCGTCCTGGGCGCGGGGCTCGCGAACTCAATCATGGCCAGCGCGCCACCGCGATATTTGTTTCTGGTCGGCGTGCTGCCCGCCCTGCTCGTACTCTGGATTCGCCGCGCCGTGCCGGAGCCAGAAGAATGGCATGCCGCCAAGGCGAGTGGCCAGCATCGCGATCCCGCATTCGCCGAGCTGTTCCGCGGAGACACGTTACGTGTCACGCTGTGGGTCATGATCGGTTGCGGCATTTCGCTAACCGCCCACTGGGCCTTCATGTTCTGGCATCAACAGCATCTGCGTAATCTACCGGATGTGCTCGTGATGACAGCGGAACAAAAAAATCAACTGGCCAGCACGGCCATGTATCTGGTCATCGGCTCGTCGATTGTCGGAAACTTTGTCGCGGGCGGGGTTGCTCAACGGATCGGCTATCGCGCCACGATCGCGTGGACATTTTTTGCCTACTTCGCCGCGATGTTTGGTGCCTACATCGTGCCACGTCCGCACACAGAACTGTTGTTCTGGCTGCCTTTGATCGGCTTTTGTCAGGGCGGGTTCGCACTCTTCACGATGTACATCCCGCCGCTGTTTCCCACGATGTTACGAACGACCGGCGCCGGCTTTTGCTACAACATCGGCCGCATTGCCGCAGCGGTCGGTACGGTGGTGTTCGGCCTCTACTCTCAAGTGGGAGACCACCGCGCCGCACTGCTTTACGCAGGCTTTCTGTTCCTGCCGGCGGCATTTGTCACGTTCATGATGCCACACTCGAAAGATTAA
- a CDS encoding RNA polymerase sigma factor, whose protein sequence is MTTWFSGAKLAQLLDEHFAALSLFASQWTDSAEDCVQEAVLELARQTTPPENIVAWLFHVVRRRAMTTHRSMSRRRRHEAMAARLARVSNERHENAVDVEELLIALGELGDDEREVIVARIWGGLGYAEVALSLEISTATAFRRFESGLKNLKAVLEARCNNTNHSNCRTT, encoded by the coding sequence ATGACAACCTGGTTCAGTGGAGCGAAGCTGGCGCAACTGCTCGACGAGCATTTTGCGGCGCTCTCACTGTTTGCCTCACAATGGACCGACTCAGCCGAGGACTGCGTCCAGGAGGCGGTACTGGAGCTCGCCCGTCAAACGACGCCGCCCGAGAACATCGTCGCATGGCTATTTCACGTCGTCCGACGACGCGCCATGACGACTCATCGATCGATGTCACGTCGCCGAAGGCACGAGGCGATGGCCGCTCGCCTCGCTCGCGTTTCAAACGAGCGGCATGAAAATGCCGTCGATGTGGAAGAGCTATTGATCGCGTTAGGGGAACTTGGTGACGACGAGCGCGAAGTCATCGTCGCACGAATTTGGGGTGGACTGGGATACGCGGAAGTCGCCCTATCGCTCGAAATCTCGACAGCGACCGCATTTCGTCGATTTGAATCAGGACTGAAAAACCTGAAAGCAGTATTGGAGGCTCGATGCAACAACACGAATCATTCGAATTGCCGAACGACTTGA
- a CDS encoding class I SAM-dependent methyltransferase produces the protein MEVSSDQSINQRPQQEKGAHQEARASHEDHNHHHAFVDPAERAKKWNDPDRDTWQHPDQIVAALALKPGTAVADIGAGTGYMVAFLSQAVGPNGTVIAIDAEAAMIEYLTKRSLDLGPARIVPKKVGTDDPQLNPQSVDGVLTLDTWHHVRKREAYAKKVYEGLKQGGRFVVVDHEVNAETGPPKAMRLAPEYVAKELASVGFRVEVVPESMPRHYMIVGHKE, from the coding sequence GTGGAGGTTAGTAGCGATCAATCGATCAATCAGAGGCCTCAACAAGAAAAAGGGGCTCATCAGGAAGCGCGGGCCAGTCATGAAGATCACAACCATCATCACGCCTTCGTTGATCCTGCCGAGCGTGCGAAGAAGTGGAATGACCCGGATCGCGATACGTGGCAGCACCCGGATCAAATTGTGGCAGCGCTGGCGCTGAAACCGGGGACAGCGGTTGCCGACATCGGCGCGGGAACGGGCTATATGGTGGCGTTCTTAAGCCAGGCGGTCGGACCCAATGGTACGGTGATCGCCATTGATGCCGAGGCCGCCATGATCGAGTATTTGACGAAGCGAAGCCTAGACCTGGGCCCCGCCAGGATCGTGCCGAAAAAAGTCGGTACGGATGATCCCCAACTCAATCCCCAAAGTGTGGATGGCGTGCTGACACTCGACACGTGGCATCACGTCAGAAAGCGAGAAGCCTACGCCAAGAAAGTGTATGAAGGGCTGAAGCAGGGCGGGCGGTTCGTGGTGGTGGACCATGAAGTTAATGCAGAGACCGGTCCGCCGAAGGCAATGCGACTCGCCCCTGAGTACGTTGCGAAGGAGCTCGCGTCGGTGGGCTTTCGCGTCGAAGTCGTACCCGAGTCGATGCCACGTCACTACATGATCGTCGGGCACAAGGAATGA
- a CDS encoding Rrf2 family transcriptional regulator, whose product MKRDSRLSGVLHVLLHMAGQSDPVTSEMLAKIMQTNPVVIRRIMAGLKKQLYVQSEKGHGGGWTLVCDLSKVTLRDIYVALGNPSLLAIGNRTEAPGCLVEQAVNVALQQAFHDAESLLLARLGEVTLAMLSADLQERLVARGGSHEHFEDGHAS is encoded by the coding sequence ATGAAGCGCGACAGTCGATTATCGGGCGTACTTCACGTCCTGCTGCACATGGCAGGGCAGAGCGATCCCGTCACGTCCGAAATGCTTGCGAAGATCATGCAGACCAACCCGGTCGTGATTCGACGGATCATGGCGGGGTTGAAAAAGCAGTTGTACGTACAGTCGGAGAAAGGGCATGGTGGCGGATGGACACTTGTCTGCGATCTGTCGAAGGTGACATTGCGTGACATCTACGTCGCGCTTGGTAATCCTTCGTTGCTCGCGATTGGTAACCGGACGGAGGCACCTGGCTGCCTTGTCGAACAAGCCGTCAATGTAGCACTCCAACAGGCGTTTCATGACGCAGAGAGTCTGCTACTAGCGCGTCTTGGTGAAGTGACGCTGGCCATGCTGAGTGCCGATCTTCAGGAGCGTCTTGTGGCGCGTGGAGGTTCGCACGAGCACTTTGAAGATGGTCACGCGTCATAA